In a single window of the Microbacterium sulfonylureivorans genome:
- a CDS encoding thioredoxin domain-containing protein, producing the protein MNPRLADATSPYLRAHAGNPVPWFPWGEEAFAAARARDVPVLVSIGYSTCHWCHVMARESFEDAATAAEIDAGFVAIKVDREEHPEVDAAYMAAAAAFTPSLGWPLTVFVTPEGRPFFAGTYFPPQPRGGMPAFRQVLAAVREAWVERRDQIDGTADAVVAALADVRSSGGRAASALPSGSDLAGAARALADREDPEFGGFGGGEPATPKFPVATALRFLQSGAVRETAGEASAVADRALAAMAASPLRDRVEGGFFRYATRRDWTVPHYERMLTDNAQLLDVALDAGDADTARAVAGFLVDVLQQPGGGFGAAQDSESWIDGARSEGGYYARDAASRGGLEPPAVDGKVVTGWNGLAVGALARAGSRLGDERWIDAARRAADAVLEANLAPDGSLVRASLDEIPSRAKATPADYGQLAAGLVALAAATGDAAYAVRARELVAACIGPDGLPAVPGGGDPVLAAQGVGAPDAASDGDEPSGHAALAEAATALWMLGGGDELRAVAESIVSRSAAAALAQPLAHGALLRVAATLTTAPRQLVVLASDPAAPLATAARGVRADLVAVVTPSQADAFTAAGFSLFAGKVAVGGIPTAYDCRDFACRLPVTDPADLAD; encoded by the coding sequence ATGAATCCTCGCCTCGCGGACGCCACGAGCCCCTACCTGCGGGCTCATGCGGGCAACCCGGTCCCATGGTTCCCGTGGGGCGAGGAGGCGTTCGCCGCGGCGCGCGCCCGGGATGTGCCGGTGCTCGTCTCGATCGGGTACTCGACCTGCCACTGGTGCCACGTCATGGCCCGCGAGTCGTTCGAGGACGCCGCCACCGCGGCCGAGATCGACGCCGGGTTCGTGGCGATCAAGGTCGACCGCGAGGAGCATCCCGAGGTCGACGCAGCGTACATGGCGGCCGCGGCCGCGTTCACGCCGAGCCTCGGCTGGCCGCTCACGGTGTTCGTCACGCCGGAGGGGCGCCCGTTCTTCGCGGGCACGTACTTCCCGCCGCAGCCGCGGGGAGGGATGCCGGCGTTCCGCCAGGTGCTCGCCGCGGTCCGCGAGGCGTGGGTCGAGCGTCGCGACCAGATCGACGGAACCGCGGACGCGGTGGTGGCGGCGCTCGCCGACGTGCGCAGCTCCGGAGGGCGCGCGGCATCCGCTCTGCCCTCTGGATCCGACCTCGCCGGCGCCGCCCGGGCGCTCGCCGATCGTGAGGACCCGGAGTTCGGCGGATTCGGCGGGGGAGAGCCCGCGACCCCGAAGTTCCCGGTCGCGACGGCGCTGCGCTTCCTGCAGAGCGGCGCCGTCCGAGAGACGGCGGGCGAGGCATCCGCCGTCGCCGACCGCGCCCTCGCCGCGATGGCCGCCTCGCCGCTGCGCGACCGCGTCGAGGGCGGGTTCTTCCGCTACGCGACCCGTCGCGACTGGACGGTGCCGCACTACGAGCGCATGCTGACCGACAACGCCCAGCTGCTCGACGTCGCGCTGGACGCCGGCGACGCGGACACCGCGCGGGCTGTCGCGGGGTTCCTCGTGGACGTCCTGCAGCAGCCGGGCGGCGGATTCGGCGCCGCACAGGACTCCGAGTCGTGGATCGACGGCGCCCGCAGCGAGGGCGGCTACTACGCGCGGGATGCCGCGTCCCGCGGCGGCCTCGAGCCCCCGGCCGTCGACGGCAAAGTCGTCACGGGGTGGAACGGCCTCGCCGTCGGCGCGCTCGCCCGTGCCGGCTCGCGGCTCGGGGACGAGCGCTGGATCGACGCCGCCCGACGTGCGGCCGACGCCGTGCTCGAGGCGAACCTCGCCCCGGACGGCTCGCTCGTGCGCGCGTCGCTCGACGAGATCCCGTCGCGGGCGAAGGCGACGCCGGCCGACTACGGCCAGCTCGCGGCCGGACTCGTCGCGCTCGCCGCGGCCACGGGCGACGCGGCGTATGCGGTGCGCGCCCGCGAGCTGGTCGCCGCCTGCATCGGCCCCGACGGGCTGCCGGCCGTGCCGGGCGGGGGAGACCCGGTTCTCGCCGCGCAGGGCGTGGGGGCTCCGGATGCCGCGTCCGACGGCGACGAGCCGTCCGGGCACGCCGCTCTCGCCGAGGCCGCCACCGCGCTGTGGATGCTGGGCGGCGGCGACGAGCTGCGCGCCGTGGCCGAGAGCATCGTGTCGCGCAGCGCCGCCGCGGCCCTCGCGCAGCCGCTCGCGCACGGTGCGCTGCTGCGCGTCGCCGCGACTCTGACGACGGCGCCCCGGCAGCTCGTGGTGCTGGCATCCGATCCTGCGGCACCTCTCGCGACGGCAGCGAGAGGTGTCCGGGCGGATCTCGTGGCCGTCGTCACCCCGTCGCAGGCGGACGCGTTCACCGCCGCCGGATTCTCGCTGTTCGCGGGCAAGGTCGCGGTGGGGGGCATCCCGACGGCGTACGACTGCCGGGACTTCGCATGCCGCCTGCCGGTGACAGATCCGGCGGATCTCGCCGACTGA
- the hrpA gene encoding ATP-dependent RNA helicase HrpA, with amino-acid sequence MSAPEPVISYPPELPVSAARDEIARAIRDHQVVIVAGATGSGKTTQLPKICLELGRTRIAHTQPRRIAARTIAERVAEELQVPLGSTVGYKVRFTDKVSDDTRVALMTDGILLNEIHRDRLLKKYDTIIVDEAHERSLNVDFLIGYLTRILPRRPDLKVVITSATIDPESFAKHFAGPDGTPAPIVEVSGRTYPVEVRYRPPAGTGKGQAEADDVDGITAALRELDREPAGDVLVFLPGEAEIRDAMDAVRGMYAKAAAPTEVLPLYGRLSSAEQHRVFERSSVAGVRRRVILATNVAETSLTVPGIRYVVDTGTARISRYSNRTKIQQLPIEPISQASAQQRSGRAGRTSPGVAIRLYAEDDFTGRDEFTEPEILRTSLASVILQMLSLGFGDISSFPFLMPPDSRGVKAALDLLVELGAVRAPTSAGADRGGAPVLTDIGREIARLPIDPRFARMLIEARRNGVLRDVLVIVAGLSIQDVRERPEERREEADRLHARFTDPTSDFLSLLNLWNHLQEKQAELGSSAFRRLCRQEHLNYVRVREWADVHRQLSAILGTSRKQAAGATADPADIHRAILAGLLSQIGIIDDRAPAKTGQRGGRSSGDRAEARRSAEYLGARGTRFAIFPGSGLKKQRPSAVMAAEVVETSRLFARTVAAIDPEWAEPLAGDLAKRQLSEPHWSKAAGAASAYEKITLFGVDIVPKRRVQLARFDRPFARELFLRHALVEGEWDASSLDKRLTAFERRNLELRRRLEKIEERERRRDILVGDEAVYRFYDARIPRDVFDVRSFEGWWRDASQRTPRLLDMTEADLVDEASRGDERDFPARWQQGDQVLSLAYRFEPGAADDGVTAVVPLALLAQLRPDGFDWQVPGMRDELITALLRALPKAIRRHVVPAADWAATFSSELAGQGPESHAGLPPLGLRDALAARIRRVASQPVTAADFELDRVPQHLLVSFRAVDERGRGVGSDRDLAALQDRLSGRARDSVARSVARAQDPSRPGRGGGPAGPQPRESGAETPAFAERTGLTDWSFGDLPDVVDTRVAGGVVRGYPALVDEGGSVALRIETTPEAAAAATRAGARRLLLLAVASPSAYVLEHLTSAEKLALAASPYPSAKALVEDCRVAVADAVVSRTATDGVVRTRAGFDAVRDALSAVVVDELFQTVSLTARILTASRDVERAVREQNSLTLLGTLNDVKGQLAGLVFPGFVSRTGTARLAHLPRYLRAALDRVKALPDNPGRDRQRMTEFERAGAVYADAGGAIPLPADAPATLAHTRWLLEEYRVSLFAQPLGTAEPVSLQRIQKALKE; translated from the coding sequence ATGTCTGCGCCCGAGCCCGTCATCTCCTATCCGCCGGAGCTGCCCGTCAGCGCCGCACGGGACGAGATCGCGCGCGCGATCCGCGATCACCAGGTCGTGATCGTGGCCGGCGCCACCGGCTCGGGAAAGACGACCCAGCTGCCGAAGATCTGCCTCGAGCTCGGCCGCACCCGCATCGCCCACACCCAGCCCCGCCGGATCGCCGCCCGCACGATCGCCGAGCGCGTCGCCGAGGAGCTCCAGGTCCCCCTCGGCTCGACGGTCGGATACAAGGTGCGCTTCACCGACAAGGTGTCGGACGACACCCGCGTCGCACTCATGACCGACGGCATCCTGCTCAACGAGATCCACCGCGATCGGCTGCTGAAGAAGTACGACACGATCATCGTCGACGAGGCGCACGAGCGCTCCCTCAACGTGGACTTCCTGATCGGGTACCTCACGCGCATCCTGCCCAGGCGACCCGACCTGAAGGTCGTGATCACGAGCGCCACCATCGACCCGGAGAGCTTCGCGAAGCACTTCGCCGGTCCGGACGGCACGCCCGCCCCGATCGTCGAGGTGTCCGGACGCACGTATCCCGTCGAGGTGCGCTACCGGCCACCGGCGGGCACCGGCAAGGGCCAGGCCGAGGCCGACGACGTCGACGGGATCACGGCCGCGCTCCGCGAGCTCGATCGAGAGCCGGCGGGCGACGTGCTCGTCTTCCTCCCCGGCGAGGCAGAGATCCGCGACGCGATGGATGCCGTCCGCGGCATGTATGCCAAGGCGGCCGCGCCCACCGAGGTGCTGCCGCTCTACGGACGGCTGAGCTCGGCCGAGCAGCACCGCGTGTTCGAGCGGTCATCGGTCGCCGGCGTGAGGCGACGGGTCATCCTCGCGACGAACGTCGCCGAGACGAGTCTCACGGTGCCGGGCATCCGCTACGTCGTCGACACCGGAACGGCGCGCATCTCGCGCTACAGCAACCGCACCAAGATCCAGCAGCTGCCGATCGAGCCGATCTCGCAGGCGTCCGCCCAGCAGCGGTCGGGCCGCGCGGGACGCACGAGCCCCGGCGTCGCGATCCGGCTCTACGCCGAGGACGACTTCACCGGCCGCGACGAGTTCACCGAGCCCGAGATCCTCCGCACCAGTCTGGCCTCGGTCATCCTGCAGATGCTCTCGCTCGGTTTCGGCGACATCTCCTCGTTCCCGTTCCTCATGCCGCCCGACTCGCGGGGCGTGAAGGCAGCCCTCGACCTCCTCGTCGAGCTCGGCGCGGTGCGCGCGCCGACGAGCGCGGGCGCCGACCGCGGCGGCGCTCCCGTCCTCACCGACATCGGGCGCGAGATCGCCCGTCTGCCGATCGACCCGCGCTTCGCCCGCATGCTCATCGAGGCGCGCAGGAACGGCGTGCTGCGCGACGTGCTCGTGATCGTCGCCGGCCTGTCGATCCAGGACGTGCGCGAGCGGCCCGAGGAGCGCCGCGAGGAGGCGGACCGCCTCCACGCGCGCTTCACCGATCCGACGAGCGACTTCCTCAGCCTTCTCAACCTCTGGAACCACCTGCAGGAGAAGCAGGCCGAGCTCGGATCGAGCGCGTTCCGGCGCCTGTGCCGCCAGGAGCACCTCAACTACGTGCGGGTGCGCGAGTGGGCGGACGTCCACCGCCAGCTGAGCGCGATCCTGGGCACCTCGCGCAAGCAGGCGGCTGGGGCGACCGCGGACCCCGCCGACATCCACCGCGCGATCCTCGCCGGCCTTCTGTCGCAGATCGGCATCATCGACGACCGCGCGCCGGCGAAGACCGGTCAGCGCGGCGGGCGCTCCTCCGGAGATCGCGCCGAGGCCCGCCGCTCGGCCGAGTACCTGGGCGCGCGAGGCACGCGGTTCGCGATCTTCCCGGGCTCCGGGCTCAAGAAGCAGCGGCCGTCGGCCGTGATGGCGGCAGAGGTCGTCGAGACCTCGCGCCTGTTCGCCCGCACCGTGGCCGCGATCGACCCCGAATGGGCCGAGCCGCTCGCCGGCGATCTCGCCAAGCGCCAGCTGAGCGAGCCGCACTGGTCGAAGGCGGCGGGCGCGGCATCCGCCTACGAGAAGATCACCCTCTTCGGCGTCGACATCGTCCCGAAGCGCCGGGTGCAGCTGGCGCGATTCGACCGCCCGTTCGCGCGCGAGCTGTTCCTGCGGCACGCGCTGGTGGAGGGCGAGTGGGATGCCTCGTCCCTCGACAAGCGCCTGACGGCGTTCGAGCGACGCAACCTCGAGCTGCGCCGGCGACTCGAGAAGATCGAGGAGCGCGAGCGCCGCCGCGACATCCTCGTCGGCGACGAGGCGGTGTACCGGTTCTACGACGCCCGGATCCCGCGCGACGTCTTCGATGTGCGCTCGTTCGAGGGCTGGTGGCGGGATGCCTCGCAGCGCACTCCTCGGCTGCTCGACATGACCGAGGCCGACCTCGTGGACGAGGCGTCGCGCGGCGACGAACGCGACTTCCCCGCGCGCTGGCAGCAGGGTGACCAGGTGCTCTCGCTCGCCTACCGGTTCGAGCCGGGCGCGGCCGACGACGGTGTCACCGCGGTGGTGCCGCTGGCGCTTCTCGCCCAGCTGCGCCCCGACGGCTTCGACTGGCAGGTGCCGGGCATGCGCGACGAGCTCATCACCGCCCTCCTGCGCGCGCTCCCCAAGGCGATCCGCCGGCACGTCGTCCCCGCGGCCGACTGGGCGGCCACGTTCTCGTCCGAGCTGGCGGGCCAAGGCCCGGAGTCGCACGCCGGGCTGCCGCCCCTCGGACTGCGCGACGCCCTCGCCGCACGGATCCGGCGCGTCGCGAGCCAGCCGGTGACCGCGGCGGACTTCGAGCTCGATCGCGTGCCGCAGCACCTGCTCGTCTCCTTCCGCGCCGTCGACGAGCGCGGTCGCGGCGTGGGGTCCGACCGCGACCTCGCCGCGCTGCAGGACCGCCTCTCCGGCCGCGCGCGCGACTCGGTCGCCCGATCCGTGGCCCGCGCGCAGGATCCGTCGCGCCCCGGGCGCGGCGGCGGTCCGGCCGGTCCGCAGCCGCGCGAGTCCGGCGCGGAGACACCCGCGTTCGCCGAGCGCACGGGGCTGACCGACTGGTCGTTCGGCGACCTCCCCGACGTCGTCGACACGCGCGTCGCCGGTGGCGTGGTGCGCGGATACCCCGCGCTCGTCGACGAGGGCGGCTCCGTCGCGCTCCGCATCGAGACCACGCCCGAGGCCGCGGCTGCCGCCACCCGCGCCGGCGCCCGCCGGCTGCTGCTCCTCGCGGTGGCGTCGCCGTCGGCGTACGTGCTCGAGCACCTGACCTCCGCCGAGAAGCTGGCGCTCGCGGCATCCCCCTATCCGTCCGCCAAGGCGCTCGTCGAGGACTGCCGCGTCGCGGTGGCGGATGCCGTCGTCTCGCGTACCGCGACCGACGGCGTCGTGCGCACCCGAGCCGGATTCGACGCCGTCCGGGATGCGCTGTCGGCGGTCGTGGTGGACGAGCTGTTCCAGACGGTGTCGCTGACCGCCCGCATCCTGACCGCATCCCGCGACGTCGAGCGCGCGGTCCGCGAGCAGAACTCGCTGACACTCCTCGGCACGCTGAACGACGTCAAAGGCCAGCTCGCCGGACTCGTCTTCCCCGGCTTCGTCTCGCGGACCGGCACCGCCCGCCTGGCGCACCTCCCGCGCTATCTGCGTGCCGCACTGGACCGCGTGAAGGCCCTGCCCGACAACCCCGGGCGCGACCGGCAGCGCATGACGGAGTTCGAGCGCGCCGGGGCCGTCTACGCCGATGCCGGCGGCGCCATCCCGCTTCCCGCGGACGCGCCGGCGACGCTCGCGCACACGCGCTGGCTGCTCGAGGAGTACCGCGTGAGCCTGTTCGCGCAGCCGCTCGGCACCGCCGAGCCGGTGTCGCTGCAGCGGATCCAGAAGGCGCTCAAGGAATAG
- a CDS encoding aldo/keto reductase — protein sequence MATTPSVKLNDGYDIPQLGYGVFKVPPADTERAVTEALEVGYRHIDTAAIYGNEAGVGAAIAASGLPRDELFVTTKLWNDRHEGDEPRAAIAESLEKLGLEQVDLYLVHWPTPAADNYVQAWEKLIELRAAGLARSIGVSNHLVPHLERIVAATGVVPAVNQIELHPAYQQREITDWAAAHDVRIESWGPLGQGKYDLFGAEPVAAAAQAHGKTPAQAVLRWHLQKGFIVFPKSVRRERLEENLDVFDFALTEAEVAAIDAMEQPDGSGRVSAHPDEVN from the coding sequence ATGGCAACGACCCCCTCTGTGAAGCTCAACGACGGCTACGACATCCCCCAGCTCGGCTACGGCGTCTTCAAGGTGCCGCCGGCAGACACCGAGCGCGCCGTGACCGAGGCGCTCGAGGTCGGCTACCGCCACATCGACACCGCGGCGATCTACGGCAACGAGGCGGGCGTGGGCGCCGCGATCGCGGCGAGCGGCCTGCCTCGCGACGAGCTCTTCGTCACGACGAAGCTGTGGAACGACCGCCACGAGGGCGACGAACCGCGCGCGGCGATCGCCGAGAGCCTCGAGAAGCTCGGCCTCGAGCAGGTCGACCTCTACCTCGTGCACTGGCCCACGCCCGCCGCGGACAACTACGTGCAGGCGTGGGAGAAGCTCATCGAGCTGCGGGCCGCCGGTCTCGCCCGCAGCATCGGCGTCTCGAACCACCTCGTGCCGCACCTCGAGCGCATCGTCGCCGCGACCGGCGTCGTGCCGGCCGTGAACCAGATCGAGCTGCACCCGGCCTACCAGCAGCGCGAGATCACCGACTGGGCCGCGGCCCACGACGTGCGGATCGAGTCCTGGGGCCCGCTCGGCCAGGGCAAGTACGACCTCTTCGGCGCCGAGCCGGTCGCCGCCGCGGCGCAGGCGCACGGCAAGACCCCGGCGCAGGCGGTGCTGCGGTGGCACCTGCAGAAGGGCTTCATCGTCTTCCCGAAGTCGGTGCGCCGCGAGCGGCTCGAGGAGAACCTCGACGTGTTCGACTTCGCGCTCACCGAGGCCGAGGTCGCCGCGATCGACGCGATGGAGCAGCCCGACGGCTCCGGTCGTGTGAGCGCCCACCCCGACGAGGTCAACTGA
- a CDS encoding CPBP family intramembrane glutamic endopeptidase, translating into MSATTAAPVTPGPRAVTGSPSLAWGIALPALRVVMVALACTLAWVVVGLTAGWTAFPPTPLVATVAMLPVNLICLALVVRRLRAEGTSARALIGYRPGALGRDIAWGMLWLAVLSVPFILTIVGMMWLLHGPGALTQFETVFVDSDAMPAFSPAVSLVLAIVAVLTFAPLNAPTEELVYRGHAQRAIASRRPLPLAILIPSVLFGLQHAWYAPTFDAVLVYVSAFFVWGVGSGIIAWRQGRLLPLIIAHGTVNLFTTLPALVVPFLPIGAS; encoded by the coding sequence ATGTCCGCCACCACAGCCGCTCCTGTGACACCTGGCCCACGCGCCGTCACGGGCTCGCCGTCGCTCGCGTGGGGCATCGCGCTTCCCGCCCTGCGTGTCGTGATGGTCGCTCTTGCGTGCACACTGGCGTGGGTCGTCGTCGGGCTCACGGCGGGATGGACCGCCTTCCCGCCGACCCCGCTCGTCGCGACCGTGGCGATGCTGCCGGTCAACCTCATCTGCCTCGCACTCGTCGTCCGTCGCCTGCGCGCGGAGGGAACGAGCGCCCGTGCGCTCATCGGCTACCGCCCGGGCGCGCTCGGCCGCGACATCGCATGGGGCATGCTGTGGCTCGCCGTACTGTCCGTGCCGTTCATCCTCACGATCGTCGGGATGATGTGGCTCCTCCACGGACCCGGTGCCCTCACGCAGTTCGAGACCGTCTTCGTCGACAGCGACGCGATGCCGGCCTTCAGCCCGGCGGTCTCGCTCGTGCTCGCGATCGTCGCCGTGCTGACGTTCGCTCCGCTGAACGCCCCGACCGAGGAGCTCGTGTACCGCGGCCATGCGCAGCGGGCGATCGCCTCGCGCCGGCCGCTGCCGCTGGCGATCCTCATCCCGTCCGTGCTCTTCGGCCTGCAGCACGCCTGGTACGCGCCGACGTTCGACGCCGTGCTCGTCTACGTCAGCGCCTTCTTCGTGTGGGGAGTGGGCTCGGGCATCATCGCGTGGCGGCAGGGCCGCCTGCTGCCGCTGATCATCGCGCACGGCACGGTGAACCTGTTCACGACGCTCCCCGCCCTCGTCGTGCCCTTCCTTCCGATCGGAGCATCATGA
- a CDS encoding transcriptional regulator → MTELDPVIHAAARLRITAALATLDPGESIAFPRLQELLGMTAGNLSTHVRRLEDAGYVAVDKTHRGRTPVTYLALTTRGRRAFEDYAETLRSVLGERSGS, encoded by the coding sequence ATGACCGAACTCGATCCGGTGATCCACGCCGCCGCGCGGCTGCGCATCACGGCCGCCCTCGCGACGCTCGACCCGGGGGAGAGCATCGCGTTCCCGCGGCTGCAGGAGCTTCTCGGCATGACGGCGGGAAACCTCTCCACGCACGTGCGCAGACTCGAGGACGCCGGCTACGTCGCCGTCGACAAGACCCATCGGGGTCGCACGCCGGTCACCTACCTCGCGCTCACCACGCGGGGCCGCCGCGCCTTCGAGGACTATGCCGAGACCCTCAGATCCGTGCTCGGAGAGCGATCCGGCTCGTAG
- the rsmI gene encoding 16S rRNA (cytidine(1402)-2'-O)-methyltransferase, translating to MIILAATPIGNLGDASRRLVEALQTITVIAAEDTRTTQRLLAALGIENRPRLIALHDHNEKERAPELVELARDRDVLVLSDAGMPTVSDPGYGLVAAAAAAGVTVTAIPGPSAVLTALAVSGLPTDRFTFEGFVPRKPGERAGALRSLANEPRTMVFFEAPLRVAATLADMATAFGSDRPAAVCRELTKLYEEVARGTLAELTEWAAAGVRGEVVLVVAGAAPREVAFPDAVTQVLELVRGGTRLKDAAGEVAAHTGHSSRELYQAALAVRG from the coding sequence GTGATCATCCTCGCGGCGACCCCGATCGGAAACCTGGGGGATGCCTCGCGCCGCCTCGTCGAAGCGCTGCAGACCATCACGGTCATCGCCGCCGAGGACACGCGCACGACGCAGCGGCTGCTCGCGGCGCTCGGCATCGAGAACCGTCCGCGCCTGATCGCCCTGCACGATCACAACGAGAAGGAGCGAGCCCCTGAGCTCGTCGAACTCGCCCGCGACCGCGATGTGCTGGTGCTGAGCGACGCCGGTATGCCGACGGTGAGCGACCCGGGGTACGGCCTGGTGGCCGCCGCCGCGGCGGCAGGAGTGACCGTGACGGCCATTCCCGGGCCGAGCGCCGTGCTCACCGCGCTCGCGGTGTCGGGCCTGCCGACCGACCGCTTCACCTTCGAGGGGTTCGTGCCGCGCAAGCCCGGGGAGCGCGCCGGCGCTCTCCGGTCGCTCGCGAACGAGCCGCGGACCATGGTGTTCTTCGAGGCGCCGTTGCGGGTGGCCGCGACGCTCGCCGATATGGCGACGGCGTTCGGCTCCGACCGGCCGGCCGCGGTCTGCCGAGAGCTGACGAAGCTGTACGAGGAGGTCGCGCGCGGCACCCTCGCCGAACTGACGGAATGGGCGGCGGCCGGGGTTCGCGGCGAGGTCGTGCTCGTCGTCGCCGGTGCGGCCCCGCGCGAGGTCGCCTTCCCCGACGCGGTCACTCAGGTGCTCGAGCTCGTGCGCGGCGGCACTCGGCTGAAGGACGCAGCCGGCGAGGTCGCGGCCCACACCGGGCACTCCTCGCGCGAGCTGTACCAGGCCGCGCTCGCCGTGCGGGGGTAG
- a CDS encoding dolichyl-phosphate-mannose--protein mannosyltransferase: MTHAPRLDADPPAEPLIPPVRPSLYDRFTERVVRDPKAHRLYAWLAPALVVLLAAVLRLWNLAAAHDLMNQFDETYYVKDAWTLSQLGYEAAWPAEANDRFLAGDVGIFTTDPAFVIHPPLGKWIIAVGMMVLGPESGWGWRITTALLGTAAVLVLMLIAKRLTRSTTFAVVAGLLMAVDGLAISMSRVALLDTPLMFFMLLGFLFVLLDRERTMTRIAQTVAARYDDDEPPSWGPILWNRPWIIAAGAALGAASAVKWSGAWVLAGLGIYLVVTDALARRRAGVLFWPTDAIRQGAATFVLLVPVAVLVYVVSWSGWLLSDGGYSRHAADANPATGVWSWVPLSLQSLWLDHVTMLNAASQITSGHTYASPAWQWPLLIRPTGMYYHHDALGADGCAAANGCSQVIASIPNPLIWYAGVAAVIYLAYRFVVARDWRYALVLTGIGVTYVPWLFFPERTIFQFYTVLVLPFMLLALTFALRDIAGPRHADAYRRLTGQRLVMVFLGVALLLSAFWYPVVTAMTVPYDFWRLHNWLPTWV; encoded by the coding sequence GTGACGCACGCGCCCCGGCTGGACGCCGACCCGCCCGCCGAGCCGCTGATCCCGCCGGTGCGTCCGAGTCTGTATGACCGGTTCACCGAGCGCGTCGTGCGCGACCCGAAGGCGCACCGCCTCTACGCGTGGCTGGCGCCCGCGCTGGTCGTGCTCCTGGCCGCCGTGCTGCGCCTGTGGAACCTCGCCGCGGCGCACGACCTGATGAACCAGTTCGACGAGACGTACTACGTGAAGGACGCGTGGACACTCTCGCAGCTCGGGTACGAGGCCGCCTGGCCCGCGGAGGCCAACGACCGGTTCCTCGCGGGCGACGTCGGCATCTTCACCACAGATCCCGCCTTCGTCATCCATCCGCCGCTCGGCAAGTGGATCATCGCGGTCGGCATGATGGTGCTGGGCCCCGAGAGCGGCTGGGGATGGCGCATCACGACAGCCCTCCTCGGCACGGCGGCCGTGCTGGTGCTCATGCTGATCGCGAAGCGGCTCACCCGCTCGACGACGTTCGCCGTCGTTGCGGGACTCCTGATGGCCGTCGACGGTCTGGCGATCTCGATGAGCCGTGTCGCGCTCCTCGACACGCCGCTGATGTTCTTCATGCTCCTGGGCTTCCTCTTCGTGCTCCTCGATCGAGAGCGCACGATGACGAGGATCGCCCAGACCGTGGCCGCACGCTACGACGACGACGAGCCGCCGTCCTGGGGCCCGATCCTGTGGAACCGGCCGTGGATCATCGCCGCCGGCGCGGCGCTGGGCGCGGCATCCGCCGTCAAGTGGTCGGGCGCGTGGGTGCTCGCCGGGCTCGGGATCTACCTCGTGGTGACCGACGCCCTCGCCCGGCGACGGGCGGGAGTGCTGTTCTGGCCCACCGACGCGATCCGGCAGGGTGCGGCCACGTTCGTGCTCCTCGTGCCGGTCGCCGTGCTCGTGTACGTCGTCTCATGGTCGGGGTGGCTGCTCAGCGACGGCGGATACAGCCGCCACGCGGCCGACGCGAACCCGGCCACGGGCGTGTGGTCGTGGGTTCCGCTGTCGCTGCAGAGCCTGTGGCTCGATCACGTCACGATGCTCAACGCCGCGTCGCAGATCACGTCGGGCCACACCTACGCGAGTCCGGCGTGGCAGTGGCCGCTCCTCATCCGGCCCACCGGCATGTACTACCACCACGACGCCCTCGGCGCCGACGGCTGTGCCGCGGCCAACGGCTGTTCGCAGGTGATCGCGAGCATCCCGAACCCGCTCATCTGGTATGCCGGCGTCGCCGCCGTGATCTACCTCGCCTACCGCTTCGTCGTGGCGCGCGACTGGCGCTATGCGCTCGTGCTCACGGGGATCGGCGTCACCTACGTGCCCTGGCTGTTCTTCCCTGAGCGCACGATCTTCCAGTTCTACACCGTGCTCGTCCTGCCGTTCATGCTGCTGGCCCTGACGTTCGCCTTGCGCGACATCGCCGGGCCGCGGCACGCCGACGCGTACCGGCGGCTCACGGGCCAGCGGCTGGTGATGGTGTTCCTCGGCGTCGCGCTGCTGCTGTCGGCCTTCTGGTACCCCGTGGTCACGGCGATGACCGTGCCCTACGACTTCTGGCGGCTGCACAACTGGCTGCCCACCTGGGTGTAG
- a CDS encoding MarR family winged helix-turn-helix transcriptional regulator, whose amino-acid sequence MDATTGYWYGEDDDSRRRRAVDLLQAFRLYRAAEVAMRRRTRDAMAMGENDLLTLRYLLKAVREDRLVSPAELARYLGVSTASMTVIIDRLEKSGHVRRGPHPTDRRSIVVIPTVETDEEVRRTLGAMHVRMLDAVSGMTPDETRIVMDCLARMQAAVDVIEPAHDETTPA is encoded by the coding sequence GTGGACGCTACGACGGGGTACTGGTACGGCGAGGACGACGACTCGCGGCGTCGGCGCGCCGTCGACCTCCTTCAGGCGTTCCGGCTGTACCGGGCCGCCGAGGTCGCGATGAGGCGCCGGACCCGTGACGCGATGGCGATGGGCGAGAACGATCTGCTCACCCTCCGGTACCTCCTGAAGGCCGTTCGCGAAGACCGTCTCGTCTCGCCGGCCGAGCTCGCGCGCTATCTCGGCGTGTCGACGGCGTCGATGACGGTGATCATCGACCGCCTCGAGAAGTCCGGTCACGTGCGCCGCGGGCCCCATCCGACCGATCGCCGGAGCATCGTGGTGATCCCCACGGTCGAGACCGACGAGGAGGTGCGGCGCACGCTCGGGGCGATGCACGTCCGCATGCTCGATGCCGTGTCGGGAATGACCCCGGACGAGACGCGCATCGTGATGGACTGCCTCGCCCGCATGCAGGCCGCCGTCGACGTCATCGAGCCCGCCCACGACGAGACGACGCCCGCCTAG